ACTACATTGACGCAGGCGATTGCTTCTATGGATCGTATGTTTGAATTTATTGATGAGCAATATGATATCGTGGATCGGCCTGAAGCTTGTACGTTGCCCGTGAATCCTGAAACAAAAAGGATTAGCGGGCGTGTAGAGTTTGAAAAGGTTACATTTGCTTATAACAAAGGAGATGAACCTGTTCTACATGACGTACATTTACGGATTGAGCCTGGTGAAACGGTAGCATTAGTCGGTATGTCAGGAGGTGGAAAGTCTTCTCTTATTAGTTTAATTCCGCGATTTTGGGATGTGACGGGTGGACGAATCCTTATTGATGGCATCGATGTACGGGACGTTACTCAAAACAGCTTACGTGAGCAAATTGGAATTGTTATGCAGGATAACATTTTGTTTAGCGAGTCAGCCAGAATGAATATTACAATGGGGAATCCGCAAGCGACAGAAGAAGAGATGTTAGCAGCAGCCAAAGCCGCGAATGCACATGACTTTATTTGCGAGTTACCAGAGGGCTACGATACTGAATTGGGTGAGAGAGGAGTCAAGCTCTCAGGGGGTCAGAAGCAACGAATTGCTATTGCTCGCGTCTTTTTAAAGGACCCTGCTATTTTAATTTTAGATGAAGCCACTTCCGCATTAGATTTGGAATCTGAGCACATGATTCAAGAATCCTTAGCTCATTTGGCAAAGGGCAGAACGACTATTATTGTGGCTCATCGTCTGTCTACCATTACGCATGCAGACAAGATAGTTGTGTTAAAGGATGGACGAATTGTGGAGATGGGGAAACATGAAGAACTTCTTCAACAGCAAGGAGTTTATCATGCTTTGTGGAACGTACAGGATTTTGGCAACGTAGATCAAGAAGCTATTTCCACGATGGGATGAGCAGGTAACATCCAACTTAGAAAAACAGCCTCTGACTTTTTCACTGGCTTAAAATAAGGAGTGAGGGTATGGAGACCTGGAAACGCAATTTGTTTGTTCTCTGTGGTGCTTTGTTTATCGTTATGGTAGGAATGAGTATGGTGATGCCATTTCTCCCGCTCTTTATTCAAGAAGAATTACATATCACGAACACTCATGACGCAACGTTGTGGTCTGGGATCATATTTGGAGCTAACTTTTTAACGGCTGGATTAGTTTCTCCTATTTGGGGGAATTTGGCAGACAAATATGGGCGTAAAATTATGATACTCCGCTCTGGTTTTTTAATGTCAATTACGATTGGGCTAACCGGACTGGCAGGAAATGTATGGCATTTATTATTGCTGCGTTTATTAAACGGAACGATTAGTGGAATCATTCCTGCCAGCAATGCTTTAGTAGCCTCCAGCGTGCCTAAGGAGCGTTCGGGATGGGCTTTGGGTATTTTGCAATCCTGTGTTGTATCTGGTTCGATTATGGGGCCTTTCTTTGGAGGCTTGCTTGCTGATCTAGTTGGGTACCGTGCTGTGTTTATGGTAACGGGTAGTTTATTATTTATAGCAACTCTCATCATCACGTTTACCGTCAAGGAAGACTTTACACCTTTGCCAAAAACAGAACAGACAAGTTTGCGGGATGATTTTAAAATGGTGTTTGCAAGCAAAACGTTACCGGTTCTGTTTGGCGTGACCGTAATTGTTCAATTTGCGTTAAATGGGATTGTTCCAATCTTACCGATCTTTGTTAAAGAGCTAATTGGAAGTGGCGAGAGAGTAGCCTTTTTTGCAGGATTGGTTACAGCTATGACAGGGATAGCTAATGTTCTAGCTTCTCCTCAATTAGGAAAATTGGGGGATAGAATTGGTTCGCATAAAGTATTGCTTGGCTGTTTACTTGCCTCTGCTATTGTCTATATTCCAACGGCGATGGTGCAAACGCTTTGGCAGCTACTTATTTTGCGTTTCATGGCGGGATTATGTGTAGGCGGACTATTACCGGCTGTTAATTCATTGTTACGAAAAGCTACTCCAAGTCATATGGTTAGTCGAGTATTTGGCTATAATAATAGCTTTCTATGTCTTGGCAATATGCTTGGACCGATGACAGGTGGATTTCTAGCTGGATATGTAGGATTAAACGGTGTATTCTTAATGACGAGCATCCTCCTCTTTATAAATTTTTTATGGTTCTTGTATGTGGTTCGACATGGTTTTCAAGCAGTGTCGAGTGAATAGGCGTAACGTGCCACTACGTTTTGTCGTCATACTGAAAAAGGAGTGAAACAATATGAAAAAATGGACAGGCTTTCTGCTTTTATCAGCTTTGGTTGTAGCATTGGCAGGTTGTACCGGCAATCAGCCAGACCAGAAGCCTACAACTCCAACGACAGAAACTGCTCAACCAGCTACTGAAATTACAAAACCAGCTGGAAGTAAGCATATCAATATGGATGAAAAGGAAGCTGTCGCTTTGGCCGCAGAGGGAGCAGACGCTTATGCGTATGTATTGAACGGTGGAAAAATAGAGCCAGATAAAAGTAAGAGCTTCACTCATGAGGGTAAAGACTATCGCTTTGTAGGAAGCGATATAGATACAAAAGAAAAGCTGATGAAATATCTGGAGAATGTCTATACAAAAACAGCAAGCGATAAAGTAGTGAACAATCTCAAGCTGATTGAAAAAGATGGAAAGCTGGCTCAACCAAGCATTGATAAAAGTAGTGTGCTTCAATGGGGTAGTGGACAGGCAGAAATGATTACAGAAAACCAAAATGGCAGAGAGTATGAGATTAAAGTTCCTATCGGAGAAGGCGATCAAGTTGATTTTAAAGTCTATTCTGTACGTATTAAACAAGAGGATGGCGTATGGAAGCTTGATACAATTCCCGGTGTGAAGGAGTAATTTGCATCAAAAACAAATGAAAGGCGCCCCTGATGGGACGCCTTTTTTTGTGAATGGAAGTAAAAGTTAGTCGTCACTATCTCGTTTAAACAACCAGATATACTCTAGCAACTGTAGCACAGACATGAGAGCTGCCGCTACATAAGTAAGAGCTGCGGCACCAAGTACGGCCTTAACTTCACGCTCTTCTGAATTGCGGATATAGCCCATTTTAATCATTAAATCTTTAGCGCGGCTACTAGCATTAAATTCGACTGGCAATGTGATGACTTGAAATAGAACGGCTACGCTAAAAGCAATGATCCCAAGTAGGAAGAGACCACTAATTTTAAGGAAGAGACCACCTAACAACAAGAAAGGGGCTATCCCAGAGGTAAGGTTAACTAATGGGAAAATGCGATGTCTAGCAACTAACATTGGATAATCAACCTTGTGCTGAATCGCGTGACCTACCTCATGACAGGCTACAGATACCGCTGAGATGGAATCGCTAAAATACACAGGATCTGATAAGCGAACAGTTTTAGACATCGGGTCGTAGTGGTCGGTAAGAGTACCTGGTATATGTTCGACTGGAACATGCGATAAACCGTTAGAATCCAGTAAATGTCTAGCTGCTTCAGCTCCGGTCATTCCAGAGGAGACAGGTACCTCCGAGTATTTGCTAAACGTTCCCTTAACACGGAACTGTGCCCACATTGTTAGACCGAATGCCGCGAAAATTAACAGCGTCCATGGGGTAAAAAACATATAATATCACTCCTATCTATGATGATTATTCTTGTCCTTTTCTCATCCTATGCTCATTGTGCACTAAAAATGGTGAGAAGACACAAAAATACATCTTTACATGAAAAGAAATAGATTGTAGCTCGTTAGCATAGTCTTGCCAGTTAATTTAGATACGAATTAAATTAAAAAAAGTTTCATTTATTTTGATAGTACCACAAAAAGAGATCAAAGAAAAAACAAGCCCACGACGGGGCCTGCTTCACTTCTTTTGTTA
This is a stretch of genomic DNA from Brevibacillus laterosporus DSM 25. It encodes these proteins:
- a CDS encoding MFS transporter gives rise to the protein METWKRNLFVLCGALFIVMVGMSMVMPFLPLFIQEELHITNTHDATLWSGIIFGANFLTAGLVSPIWGNLADKYGRKIMILRSGFLMSITIGLTGLAGNVWHLLLLRLLNGTISGIIPASNALVASSVPKERSGWALGILQSCVVSGSIMGPFFGGLLADLVGYRAVFMVTGSLLFIATLIITFTVKEDFTPLPKTEQTSLRDDFKMVFASKTLPVLFGVTVIVQFALNGIVPILPIFVKELIGSGERVAFFAGLVTAMTGIANVLASPQLGKLGDRIGSHKVLLGCLLASAIVYIPTAMVQTLWQLLILRFMAGLCVGGLLPAVNSLLRKATPSHMVSRVFGYNNSFLCLGNMLGPMTGGFLAGYVGLNGVFLMTSILLFINFLWFLYVVRHGFQAVSSE
- a CDS encoding DL-endopeptidase inhibitor IseA family protein; protein product: MKKWTGFLLLSALVVALAGCTGNQPDQKPTTPTTETAQPATEITKPAGSKHINMDEKEAVALAAEGADAYAYVLNGGKIEPDKSKSFTHEGKDYRFVGSDIDTKEKLMKYLENVYTKTASDKVVNNLKLIEKDGKLAQPSIDKSSVLQWGSGQAEMITENQNGREYEIKVPIGEGDQVDFKVYSVRIKQEDGVWKLDTIPGVKE
- a CDS encoding zinc metallopeptidase, with the protein product MFFTPWTLLIFAAFGLTMWAQFRVKGTFSKYSEVPVSSGMTGAEAARHLLDSNGLSHVPVEHIPGTLTDHYDPMSKTVRLSDPVYFSDSISAVSVACHEVGHAIQHKVDYPMLVARHRIFPLVNLTSGIAPFLLLGGLFLKISGLFLLGIIAFSVAVLFQVITLPVEFNASSRAKDLMIKMGYIRNSEEREVKAVLGAAALTYVAAALMSVLQLLEYIWLFKRDSDD